The genomic region CATTCCTCCCGTGTCTTCTgtcattttgtcatagcaactgGAAAGTGACTGACATGAAAGTAAGCCTGTTTTCATAAAGGTCTTGACTGAAAATGGAGTGTACAATAACCTAAATCACATTATGCTAGGGATATGTATTTTGTTACCTTAGTTGTTATGGGCCCATTAAGGAAAATTCCTACCATAAAACACTCATAAGCATAACCCTATATACTTGAGAGGCTGCTCTGTGTTCTGTAGGTTGTGACCCCACTTCTAAATCCTCCTTCCAGCACCTCCCAACCTCCAGTCTTGAcaacaaaaatatctccaaacaCAGTCAAATGTACCTTGGCAGGCAGTAGCACCACTCAAATGTCATTAGTGGTATATAATCAAATGTTTTGTGTTTGAGACTACATCTAACATTTCTATTTGAAAATCTAAATTGTTATTACACACCATGGATACTTTTCCTTTCATTACAAATTTTCTAATGCACTCAAAAAATTTTTGattggtagtggagtttgaactcatggtctatCTCACATTTACTtgccaggtaagtgctctaccacttgagccacacctccagtccaaagatgaaattttatagaaatcttcaacacattaaaaatacaaGTTTACTTTACTCCCAGTGTTCAGTGAGAGAGCCTGCCCTGATAAAGGCATTTCTATATTtgcttcagcaattcattttttgggggtggtggtggtggtggtactggagtttaatcTCAGGATGCCAAGCTTACTAGGGAAGCACTTACCACTTGACTCATCCCCAGGCtctgttatttttcatgtagggtctcagtttttgcccaAGGCAACCTGgaacacaatccttctacctatgcaaATCACAGAGCTAGTGTTACAGTTGTGTACAGCTGTGTTGACACCTGGctcattagttgagatgggtccttgctaatttttgcccaggatgacctcaaaccacaatcctccaacctcTCCCTACCAcattgctggaattacaagcataaGCTACTGCTCCTGGGCCCCCTACATTTGATTTTCCCAAAACCTGACTTGGGAATGAAAGATGACAATgcaattttctcttctgtttgaaTTTTATGGTAAACATGAACAGGGCGACACTCTCAGGAATACCTCCCATATTCATAAAGCAAGTAAGCAAGAGTAGCTATAGGTGCTGAAATGCACAGACCATACATAAAATGGCAGAACAGAGGAGGTGTTCATTTCTCATATGTAACAAATGGAGGGCACTGGACCAGTGGAGGAaagttttctgttctcttcatttttgtcTCAAATCACAATTGAACACACCTAAGGCTTGAGCTTTGAATCTAAGAGGACTGCAAGGTCATTGTTACATTACAGTAATGTTCATCATTGTGTCTGTATCTCCACAGAGAGCTGTGAAGTGTTGGCCAtaggaagtggaggcagagaaAAGCTTGCCGTatcccagagaaaagaaaatggctttTGGTGAATATATAGCTAGTCTCTGCCATACAGGATTTTCCCACTGTGTAAATTCTGTGATGTTTCCTGAGGTTTGATTTCTGAGAAAGTTCTATCTCAAAATACTACTCTCTTGTGAGTGGTCTAATGACTGCTGAGGTGTGATGTCCAGCCAAAGGCTTTTCTACACTGATTAGACTGACAGGGCTTCTTTCCAGTGTGAATTTTCTCATGCTTCATGAGTTGTGATTTCTggccaaaggtttttccacattgattacaccgatagggcttctccccagtgtgcatCATCTCATGCCTGCTGAGGTGTGACTTCCggccaaaggtttttccacattggTTACActtatagggcttctccccagtgtgaattctctcatgCTGGATGAGGTGGGACTTCCagccaaaggtttttccacactgattacactgataggaattctccccagtgtgaatcaTTTCATGCTGACTGAAGTGTGACTTCCagccaaaggtttttccacattgattaCACTGAtatggcttctccccagtgtgaattatcTCATGCTTAGTGAGGTATGATTTCCAGGCAAAtgtttttccacactgattacactgatagggcttcaCCCCAGTGTGAATTTTATCATGCATAGTTAGGTGTGACTTCTGGCCAAAGGCTTTACCACACTGATTACATTCATGgggtttctccccagtgtgaattctcttATGCTGGGTGAGGTAAGACTTCAAGCCAAATATTTTCCCACATTGATTACAGTGATAGGTATcctccccagtgtgaattctctcatgCTTGCTGAGGTGAGACTTACAGCCAAAGGTTTTTTCACAGTAACTACACTGATAGCGCTTTATCCCAGTGTGAATTATCTCATGTATAGTGAGGCTTGACTTCTGGCGAAAGGATTTTCCACAATGactacactgatagggcttctccccagtgtgaatcaTCTTATGCCTAGCGAGTTGTGACTTCCAGCCAAAGGTTTTGCCACAGTAACTACATTTacagggcttctccccagtgtgattCATCTCATGCTGGGTGAGTCTGGACTTCCAGCCAAAGGTTTTACCACAGTAACTACACTTATAGGGCTTCTCACCAGTGTGATTCATCTCATGCTGGGTGAGTCTTGACTTCCAGCcaaaggttttaccacattgACTACACTTATAGGGCTTCTCACCAGTATGAATTATCTCATGCTTGGTGAGGTGTGACTTCTGGACAAAGAATTCTCCATACTGATTACACTGATAGGTTTTCTCATGAGCATACATCCCCAGAGGCTGACTAGGGCAACACGTGTTATGAAATACATTCCACTCCTCAGACTTCTCTCCTAATGAGCCTGCATGCTTTACAATCAAATCTGAAATATGGTTGAAACTCAAATGAAAGGTATGTCCTAATATAACTCTCTCCTTAGTTGGTGTGTTGTTCATAGTGATTCCAGCTTGCCACAACTGCCTGTGTTGACTTTCTTCAGTGGTCTCAATTAAGACATTCACTTTCTGGAcatctaaaatgaagaaaaagaaaataaccatatACATGAAACACATCTAAGCATTTCTATggaatgtgcatgtgtatataaagGAGGTTCTTCCCCTTCTACTGGCATAAGATTTCATAAAAATcacaacaggtattggcttgttaGGTAGTTTTCTTTCTACTGACTTAAAGTAATAAATGACAGGGAcagattttataatgttgaactgtttttccttgcttctttaaattttattccatGACGAAGTAATTGGTTAAAATATTCACCTACAGCCCAGTCATGGATTTCCATGGAGGGCTTCTCGCCTGCCATTTCTTTCCCCCATTCTTTTCCTCTATTGTTTTGACAATGTTTGTGTCGCAGCTACTGTTCTTCTCATTATTCTACTTTGGAGAGTACAAGAATTTTCTGGACCAGCTACTTGCAGATTACAAGTGAGTTCCAACTGACTGCCACCTGACAGGAACATGACTCAGGACAGTGTTTTGCATCTATATTTGTTTAGTTCTCATTCTTCCCTGGGGAATAACCTTAGGCATCTAGgaagtttttcaaatataaaatcgCTTTTTTCCTACTCTAGACAAACACAGCCCTCTACAAAAACCTAATTTAATCTTACTTACTCTGCTTCTCAGAAACATaagttttttcttcctccctccacccTAGACTCCCATCTTTGAAACTCATCTACTTTGTAAAGTTGTTTTCTGACTCCTTCAAAGATCAACAGCCCCAACATCTCTCCCTAATTTTTGGCACACGTACTCATGCTTGATAATCAACTTCTCCCAAACGATGTTATCTTGTACACTGGACTGTTACCTTTCTCCTAGTTTCATACAAAATGGGGTCTTCTGAACAGTTCCCCTCCTCTTTCTTGTTTATAATGATATCCACTAAGAGAAGATGGATAGGCTAACTTCAAACTAAACTTCCAAACACAAATCTGAGCTTTTGAACATGAAACCCTTTGTTCACTCAAGCTTGGGACAAAGAATGTCCTGGCTCTTCCCCAAATGCAGACCAATAGGCTGGATCCTCCATTGTCATGATGTGAGTCACCACAGTTCATATGACTAACTCTGGACTTTTCTCATCTTCTTATCAACTCCCTGGGTGAACTGCTCTCTAAGGTTAAAAACCAACTTCAAGGTACCAATTTCTAAATATGTGCTTCCAAAAGTTATGTAGACTTTCAAATGCAGATCTTCATATTCACCTATTATgcataaaaatttgaaaacaggaaCTGAAACTCAAGCTATgccaacataaaaaataataccaCTATGAATGTAGCCCAAAGGAACATTACTTGACCAACACActcaagaccttgggttcaatccccaacacagcAAATTCAAACTCTTCCTAAGTCTGTCTTCTCTGACCATTCTTCCTAAATGATCACATctcatgtttcctttttctcattttgattAAATATTCCTCATGCTTCTTATTTGACTACTTAAAATACataattcttgtttttctctcagCAGAGTATAATTCCATAAGAgatattattttgataatttctgtCATCATTACAACTATAAAGTTGCCAGTGCTTTAAAACTGGCTCCAGTAGGATGTGCTGAACTATAAATGATTTATGAGTAAATGTCAGACAATTCAAGTCTatgagaagccaggcatggtagcaggCACCTGCAATCCCATCACTAaggagggagaagcaggaagattgagacTACAAGGCCAGCAGGGGATGTATCAGGattatgtctcaaaaaaaaaatttaaacctagtgccagaggctcacacctataatcctagctacacgggaggctgagatcaggaaaatcatggttctaagccagctccaggcaaatagttcacaggacctcacctccaaaataaccacagcaaagtggactggagatgtggttcaaatgatagagcacctgcttttcaagtgccTGCTGGCATTGCAAGCTAAAAGCCCTGAAaccaaaccccagtcacacaaaaattaataaatttaaaagtaaattaataccTTCTTAAAAACCCATGAGATTGGAGGGTAAGCCAACTGAGAAagtaaatagcaaagaaaaattcCTGAGAACAGGATTTAGATTTGGGATAAAGGTAACAAGATATGTGTGAGAGTCCTCCTTAGAGACTATAATCACAGGTTTAATGTGTGCAAGCCCACTGTCCTCAGGTCTGCAATCTGGGATGTAACCTGGTAAAGGTGAACATAGCCAACATCTGCTGGGCTCCACTCTCATGGCCTCTCCACTCAGTAAGGAGTGACTGACCTGGTGGGCTCTGGCTTGCGGGTTCTTCTCTCATCCATGGCTCTGCTCCTTGCTCCAGCTTGAAGATCAGCTCAGGTTTGGTGATGCATTGCCCTGTTCATACAAAACAATATAGGATTGTGTCAAAGAATTAAGTCAGGATTTCCTCCATCACTATCCCTTTCTGCAAGGATGAACACGTTCTCTACCTGTTTGCCAACAACGGAGGTGAAAGCCCGTAACACTTGAAATAGGACCATATGACTGATGAGATACATttacaatttaatttaatttcttttttcatttaatgatggattagcatattatagttgtatccggaggtacactgtgacattaacAAACTGAATAGGATATATCTTatttagattcaccccctccctcattctcctttaccctccctccctcatccttAGAACAGTTTCtataggtctcattgttccattttcatgcatgaatacataacatttccaccacattcaccctccttcaccctttccttatgtcatACTAACCCCTGgaattgttttaccttcctgtccttcattgtttaccatagatatttttgtgtgtttatgatggctatacagagaatgtcactgtgacattttcatatatatgtgtgtgtatgtaagtatGCATGTACGTATTGTACCCTGAGtggctcatcccctccattataagTCAGGTTCTTTGAAGCAACACAAACCCCAGCTTTGGAACTGTGCAAGGAAAGGCACATGTAAACTTTTGATGAGAGAGGGGTAAACTATTGAGTTCTTCATGGGCTGCAATTGTGCACCTAAATAGTTCTCATATGCTTACTAATAAGACAGCGCTTGCTCCTGAGAGCTACAGAGCAGTTTCACTCACCCAAGGACACCAGGCTGCTGTAGGTCTCCAGCATCACCTCCCTGTACAGGGTCCTCTGAGCATTGTCCAGGTCCCACCACTCTTCACAGGTAAAGTCCACAGCCACGTCCTCAAATGACACCACCTCCTGGAATGCCATATTTCTTCTCTACTCACCAGTCCTTGAAGTATGGAAGTTCTGCCTTCTGTATGTGGGTTGGGAGTGTTGAGGAGAAATTCTTATATGCATTTTGCAAAAAATGCAACTTGCTTTGTACTCTACATGTGAAAGAAAGTCACCAAAATGTACTGCCATTGCAATAATTTATTAAGTACTAAAAATACTATAACAAACTTTATCTTATAGATCTAACAACATTCTTCCAAGCTGGTCACCAGTGGCTAACTCCTGTAATCCTTGttactcagagatcaggaggataatggctCAAAGtcaacctgggaaaatagttcacaagaccatatcttgaaaacacccatcacaaaagatggctggtggagtggcacaagctgtaggccctgagatcaaaccccagtacaaaaaaaaaaaaaaaaaaagcaagggaaaaTTCTAGTTCATGGGGATTAAAATATAAGTGAAAACAGTCCTGGTGGTGCACGGCTATATCCCAGCATTATAAACAAAACCCCCTTAATCTGTTACATGAATTCATTTACAGCTTCAATGTAAATGAAGCAAGGAAGGAGAACATATACTTCTATTTTTGCATGAAGGATCTGCACTACACTGAGAAGCCTAGGATGTTTAGCATTTTCATTTGCTAAAATCATGTTCTCATGGCTACATGGCAACAGCAGAAGTCCACTCACAACCACAGAAACAACACTCACCACATCAATAGAACTACACATAGCATCGTGTTGAGCTGAAACAAATGAGCCAGGATGTTGAGCTGAAAGAAATTGAACCAGGATGAGAGATAAACACAATATTGAAGGCCATGattatgcattttatatatatatataaatctccaACAAGAAATTTTATGTGCTGTTTTTTTCTAATGACATAAACTAAAAGTATGCACACAGGCAACATAATTTCCTTCCTACCTCCAAAAGGCTGCTGGTGTTCACTCCAGGCATCTCTGCCATTTCTCAAACAGGTGTAAAACGTGAGGTCAGGTGAGAACAAGTGGGCAAACTGAGCAGATCTACATTACAAAAGTCAGGAGGAGAACTGGAAAGCCTTAAGAGAGAATTAAAGGgtaagaaactagagtgagatgTCAGGTCACAGAGAAGAAAGACTATACAATAGAGAAGTAatcttaaaaaggagaaaaaagaagggcAGGAACAAAATTTGGATAAAAAATTGTTGAACAAAGATAAAAGATATTTTACTTCCAGGTGATCAGCATGATTGACGCTACTTAAATATTGGCACCATAATATGAAATGTGGAAAATGGAAGCAGAATACAACAGCAGGCTTGGTGcctctggctcatgcctgtaatctagttactctggaggcagagatcaggaggatcctggtttgaaaccacaccaagcaaaaagtttgtaagaccctatcgtGAAAATAGCcaatacactcacacacaaaaaaactcacacaagaaaataacaacaaaaaagaaagaaagaaaaaaaaataccaaatataaAAAAAGGGCCAtgggagtgactcaaatggtaaagcaccttcctagcatgtgcaaggccctgagttcaaaccccagcaccgccaaaaatTACAAGTGTAGAAGTAACACAGACTTGAACATATCACAATTGGAACATCTGAGACCAGGTATATGGGACAGCAAACTACCAATTATATACATGATTCCAGAGCTCAGAAGAGAGATGTAAGATgaggataaaaataaattggGAAAGTAACAGAATTTTAGTGCTGTCTAAAGTTATCCAAGTGAATGAAATGGATTGTCTTTTAAGAAGGAaagtaataagaaaagaatataaggaaaatagTATTTCCTGATAGAGGACAAAAAATAGACTACAAAGGCCAAGAACAAATTTTCTGAGtttgtcacaaaaataaagaaaagctcaaTGTTAAAAACTCTACAAGGCattcatggtggtgcatgcttgtaatcccaacattcaggaggctgaggcaggaggatcatgacttcaaggccagcctgtgcaatatagtgagaccctgtctcagaaacaaaaaaggaaaaaggagctcCACTAATAAAATTAAGCATATTCATATTCTATGGAGACAAATTCCTTCAATGGTTCGCATACACATAGGTTCCCTTTAAAATTTGACCCTGGACAGGGCacggtggtatatacctgtaatccaagaaCTTAGGAGGTGAAGGCTGGAGGATAGAGACTTCAAAGCCAGTATGAGCTACACAGGGCATACAAGGTCATCATGAGGTAATGAGGGATCTTgcctaaaaaacaaataaataaatgaaaatacaagtaCCATCCTGGTATCAGTTCAGTTTTAGTAAGGACATGACCAGCTGTGAAAGGCTAGGACTCAGGGCATGGTGAGGCAGGCAGGTGGTAGAATCTCTAAGAGGTCACAGAAGGTGGGCCTTGGAGCAGATACAGAGACCTGGTCAATTCTTGTCTCCCTTTTGCTTCCAGGCTATGGGGTAAGCAGCTGCTTCTGCCATGAGTTCCTGCTACGATGTACTTTTGGGCCTTCTACGGGCCCAAAAACAATGGGGCCAAGTGGTGATgcactgaaaactacaaacccaACAGACAATATAcatatttcctccttttaagttgattatcacACACATTTAAGATCTTGTTGAGCATCTTGTCACAATGACAGAAGGCTGATAAATACAGGAAACTGTCACTCTGTTTCAAAATCAAATACAGAGCTGAATAAACTGATAATTCAACAACTCTTTCTAGATCCAAAAGGGAATGGAGGAGACAGAGCACACAGCAGTagtatatgttattttattatagtagcTTTAATAGAAGAAAACAGCTTGCCCTCCCCTGTAACTTACCATATTACcatgtgtattatttttaatacttcctTTTACTTGGCATGACAGGTTAGGCTATGAAAATATTTCAAggcatattaaaaagaaaaaaacccacaatttgAAGTGGCAGAGGATGCATCAGAACCAGACATGGCATTATCACAGAGCAAACATTCTTTAAAACTCTGATCAAGGCACTAAGGAAGCTAATGGATAAACTATACATAGCATGCCAGGACAGGTGGGCAAAACAACTCCAACTGTGTATGGCTCATTTAACTTCATTTAAATGCAAACACATATGCTgtcctcacacctgtaatcatactAACTCAGAAGGGGGAGAcaaggaggatcaagtttcaaggttagtccaggcaaatagttgtggagaccctatctcaaaaacgtTCAACACaagacagggctggcagaatggctccagtggtagaatgcctgtctagcaagcatgaggccctgatttcaaaccccagtaccaccaaaaaataaacacaaatacataCGAATTAAAAGGAAATGGATGGAGATAGggtaaatgtgatcaaagtacattacatgcacataagtgtatggaaatatcacaatgaaacaccttcatgcaattaatatacactactaaaataatttaaaaaactaaatggagaaaatatatcaTGCTGACACTAATTAAAAGAACTCAGGTGTAGGGACCTCCCTGAGgtgtagagcacatgcctagaaaGTGACCAGGAAAAGGGGCATTAGGTAATAATGCAGTGATTAAACTGCAATGTGTAACAATTCTGAACATATATGCATCTGATAACAGATTCTGAAACTATGCGAGAGCAAATTTGTTAGAAGTGCCAAAGAAAGATAACCCACAAGCATAACTGGAGACTTCAACAATCCACTTTCCAAAGTGGACAGACCCGCCATGCATATGATCAGTAATGACAGAGCTCAACTCAACAACAGTTGAGTTCCAGTACATGTAATTGGCATCAATCACTGCTTCCAGCAACAGATTACACATTCTTCCCAAGCACACATGAACAACCACCAACACAGACCACCTTCTCAGCCATAAAACACACCTGAACAGATTTAAAAGACTAGACAGCACAAAATGTCCGCTTTCTGACCAGAGTGGAACAAGTAACAAAAAGATAACTGAAAAACTCCAAATATGTGGAGGTTAAACAACATATGGAGAAAACATGGGGGAGAAAATAACTCTCAAGagaaatttttaatattgaactaaatgaaaatgaaagcacatctTATGAAAATCTATAGGATGCAGCAAAAACAGTGCTTAGAGGACAGTTGATGGTATGGAATGTGTATACTAGATGAAAACAAGGATCTAGAATCAATAATCTAAGTTGCTACCTTAGGAAACTATGggggaaagagaaaattaaatccagcaaaaggagaaaaatagtaaGAAGCATTACAAGTAGAATCAGCTAAATTGAAAcagaaactcaacaaagaaaaccaataatggaaaaaaacttccttaaaaatatcaataaagaagaaaatcagagcAGATGACAATTTCAGTTCTCACAAAGATACTCCCTGTGTATGtatgttaaagaaaaatgtcatttttttccttttacaaatcagagaacaggtcctgcctgggaggagctggcaccaatgggaggggaaggaggtggggaagggtgtgggagggtcaATACACTGTCAGTTATTgtgcctcatgcctgtagtccctactcttctactcaggagacagagatgtcaGGACAACAGTTTGAGGTCAAGCTGGGGGTGGTGGCATGATCCCAGCCTGAGACTGAGGGTTGCAGTctcaggccagcccagcaaaaatcatgagaccctatctgagaaataccTAGAGTAAAAATGgcttgggggcatggttcaagtggcagagaacctgcctagcaaacatgaggttctgagttcaaacacaag from Castor canadensis chromosome 16, mCasCan1.hap1v2, whole genome shotgun sequence harbors:
- the LOC109687923 gene encoding uncharacterized protein, encoding MAFQEVVSFEDVAVDFTCEEWWDLDNAQRTLYREVMLETYSSLVSLGQCITKPELIFKLEQGAEPWMREEPASQSPPDVQKVNVLIETTEESQHRQLWQAGITMNNTPTKERVILGHTFHLSFNHISDLIVKHAGSLGEKSEEWNVFHNTCCPSQPLGMYAHEKTYQCNQYGEFFVQKSHLTKHEIIHTGEKPYKCSQCGKTFGWKSRLTQHEMNHTGEKPYKCSYCGKTFGWKSRLTQHEMNHTGEKPCKCSYCGKTFGWKSQLARHKMIHTGEKPYQCSHCGKSFRQKSSLTIHEIIHTGIKRYQCSYCEKTFGCKSHLSKHERIHTGEDTYHCNQCGKIFGLKSYLTQHKRIHTGEKPHECNQCGKAFGQKSHLTMHDKIHTGVKPYQCNQCGKTFAWKSYLTKHEIIHTGEKPYQCNQCGKTFGWKSHFSQHEMIHTGENSYQCNQCGKTFGWKSHLIQHERIHTGEKPYKCNQCGKTFGRKSHLSRHEMMHTGEKPYRCNQCGKTFGQKSQLMKHEKIHTGKKPCQSNQCRKAFGWTSHLSSH